A stretch of DNA from Cannabis sativa cultivar Pink pepper isolate KNU-18-1 chromosome X, ASM2916894v1, whole genome shotgun sequence:
GAAGCTTCAACTTGACGGTTTATTTCTTGATGAGTCTATTGATGACCGTGGTGTAGCGAAGCAATCATTTGAGAGTGGGTCATCTTCAAAGAAATCTGATTCAGCGGATATTGATTTGATGAAATCTAAGTTGGAGATGGTCATTTCAAATCAAGCATCATTGGCCGAAGACTTCATATCCttgaggtgttttgttgatCTTAATTTCAAGTCCgtaatgactgtaattaaggatattcaggagaaggttaatgccattcatcgtcgtccttctgatgaggtatttattcatagtttattgtttatattttttcatattttttttagtttctttactgtttcatTTAAGTTGCATTTGTGTTGCTTGATTCAGGGAAAGTCATCTGATGAATTAGTAACtcaagattctgatgatgatggtgatgatgatgatgatgatgatgatgatgaggatgatgagAAGGAACTGCCTGATCCagaaaatattgattccgactccgacgatggtggtgagttggttaaagtCGGTGGTGATGCTGATGATGCTGATAAGGTTGTTACTGATGTTGCCCCTGCTGATGTGAATCTATCTGAGGCTGTTGGAGGCAGTGATGAGAATGCTAAGGATGTTGAGAAGCCAAAGGGCGATGAGTCTCGATTAAAGGGGGACGATTTCTTTGATGGGTTAAGCCAGCTTGAAATAGATGATGATCAAGTTGTGTTGGCTGGCTTGGACGCTGTTGGTAAAATCCATGTCAgtgtatttttatttgtttgcaagaaaattaggtttctttttggttgctcaaTAGTTTTTAGTTTGTTTTGCAGCTGTTTAAATTCAGTCTTTCTTTTTTAGGTCCCCGCACCCAATCCAGATGTTGTTGGTCAAAAGTCAGCTGCCCTTCATACTGATGAAGAAACTGAGGACACTGACTTTGATACATCTCTGTTGGATAAGAAGAAGCGTGCTCCGGCCTTGAAATCTCCTTTTGTTGATTTCGGGTCTGCTGATGTGGGGAGCACTCCAATGGAGCTAATGTCCTCAGGTTCTCAATCAGCTGGGGATGATAGGGATTTtaaaatggtgacttatgtGAAGGGCCTTTATGCTCTTAATGATGCATTTGTTGATCCCGTATCTCTTGAGATTGAGGCAAAGTTTGACGCGTGGATTGGTCAAGGCTTGCTTAAATATCCTAGGTGACTGTTTTTATTAAATCTgtatttgtattctgttttatttttcagttttattctggttttaatgttgtttttttgttgtttctttGTTGTTTTAGGCATTACAATTGTTATGTTGATGGCGCAAAGAAATTTACCCCGGGTTTTAGGCTAGGTGTTGATTATGTGGAGGATAAAACTTGGTTTTATCATTTGGCTACATGCGACATGTTTATAAATGACTCGGTAAAGTTTACATTTTCCATTGTAGTTATGATAGTTGGTTTTCAGTTGctttttaaatgtttttaagtTTTGATACTGTATTATAGTTTTTAAACAGTTGTTCAACCTTTTCATTTGTGTTTCTGTGATGTTTTTGTTTCAGCATATGAAcaccatattctattaccttaggaaaaaaggtaaatattCTTCCGCTGTGACGTTGAATTTTGCGACAACTGATTGTCTCTTTGATGATTCCATCCAAGCTTTGTACcacaaatataacaaagccaAGTCAATGAAGACTAAGATGTCGCACATTCACGCTGCCCACCCAATAGCGCATTACATTCGAGGTTTGCGCATTCCGTGTTCTAAGCCTTGGTATGAAGCCGATCATGTGTTATTCATCATCAATCTAAGGAGGGAAAGTCATTGGGTGTTTGGTCGTCTTGACTTGAATGAAGGGATTCTGTTTCTATATAATTCTTTGAGGACTGCGAAAATGAATGTTGCTGCTAGGAATGCCATGAAGGCTTATTCTGTGTTGCTGCCTTTGTTTTTTGATCTACTTGGTTTCTGGAAGAATAGGTCACATGCTCCTGCTTTAGGTTCTGACCCTACAGCTCCTTTAAGAATCGTGGAGATTAGTGGTCTGCCGTCTCAGCAGAAAAAGTGAGTTGTTTCTTTTAGgtttattttatgttgttttttaattgCTAAACTGTGtttcttttttctatttttatagtGATTGCGGAGCATATGTCACTGCATTTGCCGAGTTCTTTATCCATGGAAAGGATGTTCCTGCGGACTTTGATATCGAAGTTTATTGTACTCGGCTTGCTGCACTTTTCTTCTCATATGGCCAAAGGAAAATTGATGAAAGCATTGATAGCGAGGATGAGAAGCAAAGCAAGTCTTCTAAGGcttctaaattgaaaaaatatggtCTTTTAATTTGGTGACTATTTGGTGTTATTGGTTGAATCTATTATCAGACAATAGTTAGTGTTATTGGTTGAATATAGGTATTATATTTGGTTTTATACTTTGGATCTGGTTTAAaacttttaggatatttgacatTTAGTCCTTATAATATGTTTATTGTATAGGTTTGTATCAGCAAAAGTTGTATGTTTTTCTAATTGTTCAAGTTTTTATATACAGTCGCACAACTACAGAGAAACTATTATCCAACTGAATACAAACAATGtacttatatttttaaattgtgctatgaatgtatttttattcCCTGTTTTTCCATTGCTCCTTTTTCCTTTATTTAGttatgttttatcaattctTACCTGACTGCTTTTAAAACTGTAAAGAAGAAGTTATTCCTGTACTTAATATTTACGATGTGTCGCAACTGTAACAAAACGATATTGCAACgattaaaaaactgtttaaaattttatgaaaatgaaatcCCATGTATTTAGAACATAACACATCAACCTGTTTGAATTTGCACACAgaattaaacaattcaaatatttcatatgtatctattttattgcttgattgttgcatgtctttcgATTGTGTCCGTGTTGACCACATTTACTgcacctgttatgtttttttgtatcccattcagataaaaaccttcgtttccttggtcttccagatcttattttctggtttggtggcagaataatgatatcttttatgttttgtggcacatcccatgttgtgtgattgtgtaccgGATATGTTGAGCCGCTGTATATTTCAAGCCATGTTCTTGTGGTGTAATAACCTGAACAGTAGTTGTAAACattcaagttcatctcttttataacagcaagcgcatgagcacACGGTAACTCGTCAACTTGGAATCGGTTGCAACTGCATGTTTTCTCCTTGAGGTTGATGACCCATGATCTGGTTAGTTCTACGACTTCGAACATGGTCTCGTTTATTGGTTTTACCTGGggattaataaatttataaaattgttattatatataaaaacggAAAACAAACTATTCATAAACTATAAtgcaacttaaatattaaagagATTCTTACATTTTTTGTCAATGAGTCCACAAAGTTGTTGACTAATTTCTTCTCTGCTGTAGGTGTaaaaaatgttgttgttttctgtgcctttttcctgtttgtgtatgtccattgttgtgtcaaagctctcaatgactccattagtgttgtgattggtagctctctagctgctaagtttgctgcatttagagattcaacaatgtttgaagtcatagttgaataccagttgtttttgcagtggtatcttgaccatttgtggtatccaacttgttgtaaatatggtctgacacggatgtccaagctgtccaactcgctcatatggtattcaaatttcctctctgtgtatgctctggctgcagcgaagaatggtttatccagcttgcttgcattcttcttgaaggttgcttAACAGGTGGTATACACAATAGCAATGCGTGATTTCTGGAAATACTTGAGCAACTTCCTTAATTATGCTCTCATGTCTATCTGAGATCAAGCATTGTTCCTCTCTAATCTCATATGTTTCtcttacttttgtgaaaaaccattgccatgagttgttgttttctgaatccacaacagaaaaagctagtggaaaaatgtgcCCATTTGCGTCTTGTGTACAAGTAGAGAGCAATGtacctccatatgttgatttaaggaaagttccgtcaacaactattataggtttgcatttcttccatccttttattgaagcatccagtgcgacaaacaagtacttgaagcTGTTGTCATCCTCTGTTTGCATGTGCACTATTGTTCCGGGATTAGTTTTTTGCAACATGTGCAAAAAGCCGGGCAGCAGCTTGTATGATTCGTTGGCTTTTTCTCGTCATTCTTCTTGCGCGTGctctttgcttctccatgctttcatgtagttcattctcaccccatacttgtgtttcatttctcctctgatgtcttgtggcgtttgagttgtttttatgttggtaaaccgtggcttgatgtagtttccaatcaatttcGTTGTAGCTTGTCTTTTGTCGGCAAATCTTatgtttagatcacaagtgtgtatcaccttcctgtcgtactttcgaatgatgaatgactttgttGGCCCGTTTCTGGATGCCGTTAGTGCCCAATTGCATTTTATATCCAAACAACaaatcttgtatgttcttgcacatgattttttcactctgaattggaagttgttcctaatttcatagaaaccaagcacactctacagtgtttctttgtctttgtatatttgtgcttcttctattttagGATGTTGCGGATCTGTGATTAGTAGTTCGTcataatctgtgatttctggttccttgtttttgttgttttccagttgctcaaccatctcctctgctacaagttttgcatagtccatgaagtcaaaaTTTTCTCCCCCATATTCCGGTACTGTAGCTTCAATTGTATGTTGTTGATTTATTGAGTCTTCTGTTGTTGCTGCATTGTATTTGATCGGTTCGAAGGCGCTtgtatgtgtaattaatgaattgtcatttccCAAGAATGATGCATTgatggttgttgttgggttgtggatgacattcacacacaatgggtatgttgtgaagtcggggtccttcagtttgagttgtatgtaaaaatgcaggctttgatcatcctttatcctcaatggttggtatccttccttcacttgatatttcagttgcaaaatagtgttttcttggttgcattccaggacatctttgagtttctgttgcaaatcttcatagttacaattggctgaaatgtaatgtccattggcttcataattttcataattcattcgatcatcgaattgtccattgtagaagactaggaatggaatgtctttcCTTTCCTGTGATTTTGCAATGGTTATTAGTGCAAGGCAATGAATTTTAAAACTGGTTTGATTCTGTTATGAAATAGAGTACAAACTTACTTCTATCTCTGTCCCTTTGTTCAAGCATTGTATTTCCTGTCCTGGTTCTTgctttttgccattttttgttgttgttaataaactataaagaaacgagaataaaactattaagaaacttcaACAAATATTTCAGCAACTAACCATTTCTCAAACTGTTTTATCCTTTAtcttttccaaaataaattcctgcaaaaaatgtaattaaactattattaaatgattaacTTAAAAACCACAACTCTTTTCTAAAAATTACATAGTTCTTACTCATTGTCACTTTTCATCatgtttatttgaatcagatcaattgccaactattataaaactaatttgccACCATTTACATAATCGTACCTTGTATATCTGCTAGCTTTTGGTACTCGTCAAGTGACACTTCTTCATGATTTGTAAACCAttttaaaacgataatgcaactgtaaggcaacgcaaaaaattaaaaaaaagcttTATTCGTATCATGTGGTTCCTTAATTAGAATCAgttcttattttttgttttaagaaTCTGAATTGCCTGTTGTACACCAGTGAATCAACcagaatgcaactgtatatgaCGTATatcattgttaaaaaaaatttcatttcatacttttttttggatttgagggggagctccagatctgttcaaTACAGATTTAGATTGCTTCAATCTGGATTTTCGATGCTAGATTGAGTGATTTTGCACGATAAAAAACCGAAATCAAAtgtttaatttcagtttctccacggtttgctggttttttttttaattttttgtttagatCCTTGGATTTGTTCGTTTCCAATCGAAATTCGCCGGAATTTATGGTTGTTCTACGCTCGATCTGGTTTCATTCTGGTTGCGTAGCAGTCTGGATCGATGGAGGTTCCTTCATCGTCTCCGTTCGTGACGTGCGGCTGAAGGTATAGGTcaggtggtatttttgtaatatattcaATGTGGGCTGTATAAATGTTGGTTGGGCCGGCCCAcagtaattttgtaatattttacttttttttggaattttcctgtttttttccctaaaaaaaataggaaatataATTGTAAATGCTCTTAGAATGATaaggtaaaaatattaaaattagtaGCATATTAAGAGACTGTGCTATACATTTAAGCATGCATAAttaaattttcttataaatatataaaaaaaaaatggtgtaAAAAAGAGCTACTCCTGGAATTGAGTTATAAATactaaaaactttaaattttatttattttgggaaatttacatggtatactaacttttgttatttttttacaaaaatactgttaggcggtattttttacttttttactgtgtttttttataagtttcatactgcagtatactgtgttaagttttcactagtgttctactggtgttttactagtgttctactgttgttttgagttatactgctttgtgttttactggtgttttataaaaacacagtatttttgaaaaaaatttcgtgtgacagtatttttgtaaaagttaactcaaattccagtattttcgtaagttccctttattttttagagcacaataatttatttttattggctTTCACGTTTCTCCATTAATAAGAAACGTATTTTGGGTAGAAAAATAACGCTCTTTTAAATTCTGTCTTTTTTATTCGATGGTTGGCAGAAAAATTACTCACAATAACCTAACTTTACCCATATCATTAACGTCCTCAACCTCAATCCAAATCTTTTTAAGATCCAAGCGCGTGAACAGCACAAGTAACAGCAAAACTAATGAAAACATAATAATCATCATTGGATAGTGATTTTCACGCTCGTTATTAACGCCTGTGATAAAATGCCCAACTAACAAAAAGTCACCAATTATATTCCGATGTGGGACCAAATGTGGCTCAAAGCAAAAACAGAGACTATTTGGGTCACACTTTAAGTGCTTTTTGGTCACTAAAGACTATCTCTTTAGTCTTCTCAGTCAGTCATGACCCAAATCTCCAGTATGGATCGGAACTTTAACGTAATCTCTATCGAGAAGAGAATCAACGGTCGTGTTATGTGAGCATAAGAGCTTATATGATcggaataaattaaattaatggaGGGCTACACGTCGGACGATGAGTTCGAGAGCAACAGCCTAAGCACGGAGGAGGTGAGTGAGTGCGAGAGCTCCAGCAGTGGCTTCTCTCGTCCACACTACAATCATGATGAAGCTGGTACTTCTAATTCTCCTCTTCCGGACAGTCCTGTTCTTCCGACGCCGAACATTGTCATTCCGGATAAGATGACTTCTATATCAGATACTAACAATTCTGGTGAGTCTAGCTACTCGTTTATacataacataaatattttgttCAGTGGATTAGAGGTAGATGGATCTGTTGagtttataataatttatattggtATGATCCCAGAAGTAGAATTGATGAAGGAGCGATTTGCTAAACTTCTTTTAGGGGAAGATATGTCTGGTGGAGGCAAAGGAGTTTGTACAGCACTGGCTATCTCAAATGCCATTTCCAATCTTTCTGGTATGTGAATATAATCCCAATTGTTGTCCTAAGATATATGTAGCAagacaaaattaaattttgggttCAATTAAAATCACAATCTCTAAGGCGAACGCCTGGCTAGCCTCACCTGCAATTGTTCTATTGTTGCAtacaaattattatatataaatacaagcATGAGTTtgatatatcatatttttgcaGTTTCTGTGTTTGGTGAACTGTGGAAACTAGAGCCATTGACTCCTCAAAAAAAGTATATATGGCACCGAGAAATGGACTGGCTTTTATGTGTGAGTGACTCCATTGTTGAGCTTACACCATCCATACAAGAATACCCTGGTAGTGGGGCATTTGAGGTTATGGTCAGTAGACCACGTTCAGATCTCTATGTCAACCTACCAGCGCTGAAGAAACTCGATACCATGCTGCTTAGCATCCTTGATGGATTCCATAACTCTGAATTTTACTATGTTGATCCTGGGATCGTTGCTAGTGATGACACTGCAAGGATTCCTCTGTCTTCGTCTTCGTCTGGAAGGGCAGGGTCGACAAGTGATAGTGGCAGACAAAAGGAGAAATGGTGGGTACCATTTCCTAAGGTTAGGCCAAATGGGTTGTCTGATGATGCCAGGAGGAGGCTGCAACAATGTAGAGAATGTTGCAATCAGATCCTTAAGGCTGCCTTGGCAATCAACGCAAATGTGCTTGCTCAGATGGAAGTTCCTAAGGTTTACTTACAAAGCTTACCAAAGGTAATTGTTGATTTCAATGGAAGCAGTGCACTTATTTGATTGAGAGTAATAAAAATAGgaacatataaaatttaatatgcataaaaaaaaaaagataaatttttatgtttttcttaactattttgaaatagaataactattaaaaaaaaagataaaataaataaatttgaaagaaatatgatTGTTTTCTATTCCATTACATTCTATTACTTTCAACAAAAGGCATCCATAGAGTTTAGATAGATaacaaataaacacataagttaATAATGATGATAATTAACACACAAAATACTTGGTTCGGGTAGTTTAAGGCCCTTTTTAGATTACATCTTTCCGatctatataaaatgtataaaaaaattgacaaaaaaaattataaaaaatattaataaaaaattattaaatttttctttatcttAAATTAGAATgcttattcttttaattttaaaatagaataatatacttttttttaaagtgcaaccaaacaaaaaaagaaaaaaaaaatatatttcttatTCCATTGCAAACAGAATCTC
This window harbors:
- the LOC133032740 gene encoding uncharacterized protein LOC133032740; translated protein: MCPTDEERQKLQLDGLFLDESIDDRGVAKQSFESGSSSKKSDSADIDLMKSKLEMVISNQASLAEDFISLRCFVDLNFKSVMTVIKDIQEKVNAIHRRPSDEVFIHSLLFIFFHIFFSFFTVSFKLHLCCLIQGKSSDELVTQDSDDDGDDDDDDDDDEDDEKELPDPENIDSDSDDGGELVKVGGDADDADKVVTDVAPADVNLSEAVGGSDENAKDVEKPKGDESRLKGDDFFDGLSQLEIDDDQVVLAGLDAVGKIHVSVFLFVCKKIRFLFGCSIVFSLFCSCLNSVFLF
- the LOC115714117 gene encoding rop guanine nucleotide exchange factor 1 isoform X2; this encodes MEGYTSDDEFESNSLSTEEVSECESSSSGFSRPHYNHDEAGTSNSPLPDSPVLPTPNIVIPDKMTSISDTNNSVELMKERFAKLLLGEDMSGGGKGVCTALAISNAISNLSVSVFGELWKLEPLTPQKKYIWHREMDWLLCVSDSIVELTPSIQEYPGSGAFEVMVSRPRSDLYVNLPALKKLDTMLLSILDGFHNSEFYYVDPGIVASDDTARIPLSSSSSGRAGSTSDSGRQKEKWWVPFPKVRPNGLSDDARRRLQQCRECCNQILKAALAINANVLAQMEVPKVYLQSLPKSGKACLGEIIYRYMTADKFSPECLLDYLDLSSEYTTLEIANRIEASIHIWKQKHMKRSINIMVTKPCKSSWGGMVKGFSSDTERSKLLAHRAETLLHNLKMRFPALPQTILDLTKIQNNKDVGHSILESYSRVLESLAFNIMARVDDLLYIDDATKRRATIDSMCLYDPGAGRFGVTNSNNNVVGALPFPRQKQALTSSSSFASSRPKHPPTPIPAFHSRTQMGVNPVRRINSLSIDRINSTSDTEDEKFDKHYAHIK
- the LOC115714117 gene encoding rop guanine nucleotide exchange factor 1 isoform X3, translated to MEGYTSDDEFESNSLSTEEVSECESSSSGFSRPHYNHDEAGTSNSPLPDSPVLPTPNIVIPDKMTSISDTNNSGEDMSGGGKGVCTALAISNAISNLSVSVFGELWKLEPLTPQKKYIWHREMDWLLCVSDSIVELTPSIQEYPGSGAFEVMVSRPRSDLYVNLPALKKLDTMLLSILDGFHNSEFYYVDPGIVASDDTARIPLSSSSSGRAGSTSDSGRQKEKWWVPFPKVRPNGLSDDARRRLQQCRECCNQILKAALAINANVLAQMEVPKVYLQSLPKSGKACLGEIIYRYMTADKFSPECLLDYLDLSSEYTTLEIANRIEASIHIWKQKHMKRSINIMVTKPCKSSWGGMVKGFSSDTERSKLLAHRAETLLHNLKMRFPALPQTILDLTKIQNNKDVGHSILESYSRVLESLAFNIMARVDDLLYIDDATKRRATIDSMCLYDPGAGRFGVTNSNNNVVGALPFPRQKQALTSSSSFASSRPKHPPTPIPAFHSRTQMGVNPVRRINSLSIDRINSTSDTEDEKFDKHYAHIK
- the LOC115714117 gene encoding rop guanine nucleotide exchange factor 1 isoform X1, with the translated sequence MEGYTSDDEFESNSLSTEEVSECESSSSGFSRPHYNHDEAGTSNSPLPDSPVLPTPNIVIPDKMTSISDTNNSEVELMKERFAKLLLGEDMSGGGKGVCTALAISNAISNLSVSVFGELWKLEPLTPQKKYIWHREMDWLLCVSDSIVELTPSIQEYPGSGAFEVMVSRPRSDLYVNLPALKKLDTMLLSILDGFHNSEFYYVDPGIVASDDTARIPLSSSSSGRAGSTSDSGRQKEKWWVPFPKVRPNGLSDDARRRLQQCRECCNQILKAALAINANVLAQMEVPKVYLQSLPKSGKACLGEIIYRYMTADKFSPECLLDYLDLSSEYTTLEIANRIEASIHIWKQKHMKRSINIMVTKPCKSSWGGMVKGFSSDTERSKLLAHRAETLLHNLKMRFPALPQTILDLTKIQNNKDVGHSILESYSRVLESLAFNIMARVDDLLYIDDATKRRATIDSMCLYDPGAGRFGVTNSNNNVVGALPFPRQKQALTSSSSFASSRPKHPPTPIPAFHSRTQMGVNPVRRINSLSIDRINSTSDTEDEKFDKHYAHIK